One genomic region from Anopheles bellator chromosome 2, idAnoBellAS_SP24_06.2, whole genome shotgun sequence encodes:
- the LOC131208430 gene encoding N-alpha-acetyltransferase 30 has product MDVIGHGGPTATATKASSKLTNGTARDETITKDVTTAGSGRKKTKRKNRAKNSQREETTDTAATSVGDDPSAVSVSPSAGDVNSSHSSNHASNGVPEGEVAEVDAISRKLEQCVHVSRTNGLTNGLPKLDKSFGSYSQTDTTPRGEAEQNDGHERSPRQAISTAAHSKKGKQRSKQQKRAQDDGTHDTAMVNGGEQEFSSVREVKSPPSDSAGMDAISATGEAGTKASDGGEGAMKDHTITSLSLGAIDESPSSRSSTSTSSISLPSTGGPQEAPTTEPPIAITYQVYESERQMPAIMALIQKDLSEPYSIYTYRYFIHNWPKLCFLALHKETCVGAIVCKLDIHRENVRRGYIAMLAVDKDYRKLKIGTTLVQKAIQVMLDDKADEVVLETEITNQPALRLYENLGFVRDKRLFHYYLNGVDALRLKLWFR; this is encoded by the exons ATGGATGTGATCGGACACGGCGGTCCGACAGCGACAGCAACGAAGGCCAGCAGCAAACTCACCAATGGAACGGCACGGGACGAGACGATTACTAAAGACGTCACCACCGCGGGTAGCGGACGGAAGaagacgaaaaggaaaaaccgagCTAAAAATAGTCAGCGAGAGGAGACGACGGACACGGCGGCGACGTCGGTAGGTGATGACCCGTCCGCAGTATCGGTATCACCATCGGCTGGTGATGTAAATAGTAGTCATAGTAGTAATCACGCCAGCAACGGAGTGCCGGAAGGGGAGGTGGCAGAAGTTGACGCAATTAGTAGAAAGCTGGAGCAGTGTGTTCACGTTAGTCGCACGAACGGACTAACGAATGGGTTGCCAAAGTTGGACAAATCCTTCGGCAGTTACTCGCAAACGGATACGACACCACGCGGCGAGGCAGAGCAAAACGATGGCCATGAAAGGTCCCCCCGTCAAGCGATCAGTACAGCGGCGCACAGTAAAAAGGGTAAACAACGAtcgaagcagcagaaaagggCACAAGACGATGGAACGCACGACACGGCAATGGTCAATGGGGGCGAACAGGAATTCAGTAGCGTCCGGGAGGTCAAAAGTCCCCCGTCCGATTCGGCTGGGATGGATGCGATCAGCGCTACCGGTGAAGCCGGTACCAAGGCATCTGATGGCGGCGAGGGAGCGATGAAAGATCATACGATCACCAGTCTTTCTCTGGGTGCCATCGACGAGAGTCCGTCGTCTCGCAGCAGCACGTCTACCTCATCGATTTCGTTACCAAGCACGGGCGGCCCACAGGAAGCACCCACCACGGAACCGCCGATCGCAATCACTTATCAGGTGTACGAATCGGAACGGCAGATGCCCGCCATCATGGCCCTAATACAGAAGGATCTCTCCGAGCCGTACTCCATCTACACGTATCGTTACTTCATCCACAATTGGCCGAAGCTGTGCTTTTTGGCACTGCACAAGGAGACGTGCGTTGGTGCGATCGTCTGCAAGCTCGACATCCACCGGGAAAACGTCCGCCGGGGGTACATTGCGATGCTGGCCGTGGACAAGGACTACCGGAAGCTAAAGATCGGTACAACACTCGTGCAGAAGGCAATACAG GTTATGCTTGACGATAAAGCCGACGAAGTGGTGCTAGAAACGGAAATAACCAATCAGCCCGCGTTGCGATTATACGAAAATCTGGGCTTCGTGCGGGATAAGCGGCTCTTTCACTACTACTTGAACGGTGTCGATGCGCTGCGGCTGAAGCTGTGGTTCAGATGA